A single Caloramator mitchellensis DNA region contains:
- a CDS encoding CheR family methyltransferase, protein MEFKKIEQFVLKEYSIDLSAYKSKQLLRRVESFMTRAGAKDEDEFILKLKTDSALSKKFLDHLTINVSEFFRNKDLFLELEGKIKEQLHPEKRTLKIWSAACSNGAEPYTLAIILDKLTPNKKHNILATDIDTTILEVAKRGIYKQSDVKNVDNELLNKYFQHKDDNYIIKDFIKERVTFKKHDLILDRYENDFDLIVCRNVVIYFTQEIKNQIYKKFFNAMKPGALLFVGATESIYNYKEFGFEKASTFIYRKPGGV, encoded by the coding sequence ATGGAATTTAAAAAAATAGAACAATTCGTTCTTAAGGAATACAGTATTGATTTGTCAGCATATAAATCAAAACAATTGCTAAGACGAGTTGAAAGCTTTATGACAAGAGCTGGTGCTAAGGATGAAGATGAATTTATACTAAAGCTAAAAACAGATAGTGCTTTAAGTAAGAAATTCTTAGACCATTTAACAATAAATGTATCGGAGTTTTTTAGAAATAAAGATTTATTTCTTGAGCTTGAAGGAAAAATAAAAGAACAGCTGCATCCTGAAAAAAGAACTTTGAAGATTTGGAGCGCAGCTTGTTCAAATGGTGCTGAACCATATACGCTTGCAATCATCCTAGATAAGCTAACTCCAAATAAAAAGCATAATATACTGGCAACTGACATTGATACAACGATTTTGGAAGTTGCTAAAAGAGGCATTTATAAACAATCAGATGTAAAAAACGTAGATAATGAATTATTAAATAAATATTTTCAACATAAAGACGATAACTATATTATTAAGGATTTTATAAAAGAAAGAGTTACATTTAAAAAACACGATTTAATTCTTGACAGATATGAGAATGACTTTGATTTGATTGTATGTAGAAATGTTGTAATATATTTTACTCAGGAAATAAAAAATCAGATTTATAAAAAATTCTTTAATGCTATGAAACCAGGTGCACTTCTTTTTGTCGGTGCAACTGAAAGCATCTATAATTATAAAGAGTTTGGTTTTGAAAAAGCATCCACATTTATTTATCGAAAACCGGGAGGCGTTTAA
- a CDS encoding protein-glutamate methylesterase/protein-glutamine glutaminase: MFEKIKVLVVDDSAFMRKMISDMINSELDMEVVDTAKDGEIAIDKILKLNPDVVTLDVEMPKKNGLEVLKAVKGRTSAQVIMLSSLTSEGSAITLEALQIGAFDFIQKPSGSISLDINKVKDDLVEKIRYAKSSNKKNKGKIQSATITQSKLKPSNRIDAVVIGASTGGPKVLYEILTVLPGNLEVPIFVVQHMPAGFTKAFAERIDKNSNLRTLEAADNLIIEKNKIYIAPGGYHMIIEGNKVRLDLSPTMHGVRPAVDKLFFSAAEKYRSNLLAVILTGMGRDGADGVREIKRYGGTIIAQDEYTSTVYGMPKSAYETGCVDIVLPDNKVADEITKIVRGNY; this comes from the coding sequence ATGTTCGAAAAAATAAAAGTCCTTGTTGTCGATGATTCTGCTTTTATGAGAAAGATGATTTCGGATATGATAAATAGCGAGTTGGATATGGAAGTAGTCGACACAGCTAAGGATGGAGAAATAGCAATAGATAAAATATTAAAATTAAACCCTGATGTCGTTACCTTAGATGTTGAAATGCCTAAAAAAAACGGGCTTGAAGTTCTAAAGGCCGTAAAAGGAAGAACGTCTGCACAAGTTATAATGCTCAGCAGTTTAACATCTGAAGGTTCTGCAATTACACTAGAAGCACTTCAAATAGGTGCCTTTGATTTTATTCAAAAACCATCTGGGTCAATTTCTTTAGATATTAACAAGGTAAAGGATGACCTTGTTGAAAAAATTAGATATGCCAAATCATCCAACAAAAAAAATAAGGGAAAAATTCAATCAGCAACCATAACACAATCCAAGTTGAAACCTTCAAATAGAATTGACGCAGTTGTAATTGGTGCTTCAACAGGTGGTCCTAAGGTGTTATATGAAATTCTTACTGTTTTGCCAGGAAATTTAGAAGTTCCAATATTTGTAGTTCAACATATGCCTGCAGGTTTTACTAAGGCATTTGCTGAAAGGATTGATAAAAACAGCAATTTGCGCACATTAGAGGCAGCTGATAATTTAATTATTGAAAAAAATAAAATATATATAGCGCCTGGCGGTTACCATATGATAATAGAAGGCAATAAAGTTAGACTTGATTTATCACCAACTATGCATGGCGTAAGACCAGCTGTTGACAAACTTTTCTTTTCTGCAGCGGAAAAATATAGGAGCAATTTGCTTGCTGTAATATTAACTGGAATGGGAAGAGATGGTGCTGACGGTGTAAGAGAAATTAAAAGGTATGGAGGAACTATTATAGCTCAGGATGAATATACATCCACTGTGTATGGCATGCCAAAATCAGCTTATGAAACTGGCTGTGTTGATATAGTTTTACCAGATAATAAAGTTGCGGATGAAATTACAAAAATTGTTCGGGGGAATTACTAA
- a CDS encoding chemotaxis protein CheD: MELNEIKVGIGDLNVAFPPTKLITIGLGSCIGIALYDQYNKIAGLAHIMLPESNKFTNNSNPMKFADLAIPMLVEKMVNSGAKINYIKAKIAGGASMFAFADKSASMDIGNRNAEAVKQALQKLKIPIIAEDLGGNFGRTMILESDSGKVFIKTVGKGIKEL; encoded by the coding sequence ATGGAGTTAAATGAAATCAAGGTAGGGATAGGGGACTTAAATGTAGCTTTTCCACCCACAAAGTTAATAACAATAGGACTTGGTTCATGTATTGGAATCGCATTATATGATCAATATAATAAAATAGCGGGGCTTGCTCATATAATGCTGCCTGAAAGCAACAAATTTACAAACAACTCAAATCCTATGAAATTTGCAGATTTAGCAATACCTATGTTGGTTGAAAAAATGGTAAATTCAGGAGCTAAAATTAACTACATTAAAGCCAAAATTGCAGGTGGAGCTAGTATGTTTGCCTTTGCTGACAAATCTGCAAGTATGGATATTGGAAACAGAAATGCCGAAGCTGTAAAACAAGCATTACAAAAACTGAAAATTCCAATAATAGCTGAAGATTTAGGTGGTAATTTTGGTAGAACAATGATTCTTGAATCAGATAGCGGTAAGGTATTTATTAAGACAGTTGGCAAAGGGATAAAGGAGTTGTAA
- a CDS encoding chemotaxis protein CheW, translating into MSTENKIVIFKLDNEEFAADISQVERILSYIEPTKIPESPDYVLGVINYQNNIIPIIDLRKRFGLPNRDETKDKKIIVVRFENKNIGLVVDNVSEVLDIDTKNMEESPDLIRGKENKYLSNIIKLQNRIIMMINTEKIISKEEIAELEI; encoded by the coding sequence ATGAGCACTGAAAACAAAATTGTTATTTTTAAACTTGACAATGAAGAATTTGCAGCCGACATTTCTCAGGTTGAAAGAATATTAAGCTATATTGAGCCTACTAAAATACCTGAATCACCTGATTATGTTCTGGGGGTAATTAACTACCAAAATAATATAATACCAATAATTGACCTGAGAAAAAGATTTGGTTTACCTAATCGTGATGAAACAAAGGATAAAAAAATTATTGTAGTTAGGTTTGAAAATAAAAATATAGGACTCGTTGTAGACAATGTATCAGAGGTTCTAGACATAGATACGAAAAACATGGAAGAATCTCCTGATTTGATAAGAGGAAAAGAAAATAAATATTTATCGAATATTATAAAATTGCAAAATAGAATTATCATGATGATAAATACTGAGAAAATAATTTCAAAAGAAGAAATTGCTGAATTAGAAATTTAG